A genomic stretch from Pseudomonas alkylphenolica includes:
- a CDS encoding heavy metal response regulator transcription factor, translated as MRLLIIEDELRTADYLQQGLSENGYIVDCAHSGADGLHLARQQAYDLIILDVNLPELDGWTVLQRLRADSSTRIMMLTAHGRLSDRVKGLDLGADDYMLKPFEFPELLARIRSLLRRNDQALQPSTLKVADLELDPGRHRAYRSGQRIDLTAKEFALLHLLMRQSGEVLSRTQIISLVWDMNFDCDTNVVEVSIRRLRAKIDDPFDNKLIHTLRGVGYVLEARE; from the coding sequence ATGCGCTTACTGATTATCGAGGACGAGCTTCGCACCGCCGATTACCTGCAACAGGGTCTGAGCGAGAACGGCTATATCGTCGATTGTGCCCACAGCGGCGCCGACGGCCTGCACCTGGCCCGCCAGCAGGCCTACGACCTGATCATTCTCGACGTCAACCTGCCCGAGCTCGATGGCTGGACCGTGCTGCAGCGCCTGCGCGCCGACTCCAGCACGCGGATCATGATGCTCACCGCTCATGGCCGCCTTTCGGACCGGGTCAAAGGCCTCGATCTGGGCGCCGACGACTACATGCTCAAGCCCTTCGAGTTTCCGGAACTGCTGGCGCGTATCCGCAGCCTGTTGCGGCGCAACGACCAGGCCCTGCAACCGAGCACCTTGAAAGTTGCCGACCTGGAGCTGGACCCGGGCCGTCACCGTGCTTACCGCAGCGGCCAGCGTATCGACCTGACGGCCAAGGAGTTCGCCCTGCTGCACCTGCTGATGCGCCAGAGCGGCGAGGTGTTGTCGCGCACCCAAATCATTTCACTGGTGTGGGACATGAACTTCGATTGCGACACCAATGTGGTGGAAGTCTCGATCCGCCGCCTGCGCGCCAAGATCGATGACCCCTTCGACAACAAACTGATCCACACCCTGCGCGGCGTCGGCTACGTGCTTGAGGCACGCGAATGA
- the cmoB gene encoding tRNA 5-methoxyuridine(34)/uridine 5-oxyacetic acid(34) synthase CmoB: MIDLSPLVRRLAGTPLAQWSQGLQAQLDAKMEKGHGDLERWQNALDALPALVPSKVDLVNGLNLDCDCDQDTRDRMRQALMGLSPWRKGPFDLFGVHVDTEWRSDWKWSRVAPHLDLKGKRILDVGCGNGYYQWRMLGAGADSVIGVDPNWLFFCQFQAVQRYLPELPAWHLPFALEDLPANLEGFDTVFSMGVFYHRRSPIEHLLALKDCLVKGGELVLETLVVEGDEHQVLVPEDRYAQMRNVWFLPSVPALERWLRRAGFSDVRCVDVSVTSIEEQRSTEWMRYQSLSDFLDPADHSRTIEGLPAPRRAVLVARK; this comes from the coding sequence ATGATTGATCTTTCCCCACTGGTCCGCCGCTTGGCGGGCACCCCCCTGGCGCAATGGTCACAAGGCCTGCAAGCGCAACTCGATGCCAAGATGGAGAAAGGTCACGGCGACCTGGAGCGTTGGCAGAATGCCCTGGACGCGCTGCCGGCGCTGGTGCCGAGCAAAGTCGACCTGGTCAACGGCCTGAACCTCGATTGCGACTGTGACCAGGACACCCGCGATCGCATGCGCCAGGCACTGATGGGCTTGTCACCCTGGCGCAAGGGCCCGTTCGACCTGTTCGGTGTGCATGTCGATACCGAGTGGCGCTCGGACTGGAAATGGTCGCGGGTCGCCCCGCACCTGGATCTCAAGGGCAAGCGCATTCTCGATGTCGGCTGCGGCAACGGTTACTACCAGTGGCGCATGCTCGGTGCCGGTGCCGACAGCGTGATTGGCGTCGATCCCAACTGGCTGTTCTTCTGCCAGTTCCAGGCGGTTCAGCGCTACTTGCCAGAGCTGCCTGCCTGGCACCTGCCCTTCGCCCTGGAAGACCTGCCAGCCAATCTCGAAGGCTTCGACACGGTGTTTTCCATGGGCGTGTTCTACCACCGCCGCTCGCCTATCGAGCATCTGCTGGCGCTCAAGGACTGCCTGGTAAAAGGCGGCGAGCTGGTGCTGGAAACGCTGGTGGTCGAGGGCGACGAACATCAGGTGCTGGTGCCCGAAGACCGCTATGCGCAGATGCGCAACGTCTGGTTCCTGCCTTCGGTGCCGGCCCTGGAGCGCTGGCTGCGCCGCGCCGGTTTCAGTGATGTGCGCTGCGTCGATGTCAGTGTCACCAGCATCGAGGAGCAACGCAGCACCGAGTGGATGCGCTACCAGTCGCTCAGCGACTTCCTCGACCCCGCCGACCACAGCCGTACCATCGAAGGGTTGCCTGCGCCACGTCGCGCAGTACTGGTGGCACGCAAATAA
- a CDS encoding TolC family protein gives MFRTLDRPGTGRGRILLTLVLLALPSVTLAQGPVLTLDNALRTAQANNPELAVARWGIDIAEGERRQAGVLPNPELSWEVEDTRNGSQTTTVSVSQMFELGGKRGARLGVAGRDSELAGLELERQGNALRAEVIGAFEAAVQAQQGLQLAEQSLRLSERALQVVQGRVKAGSASPVEATRAQVQLSEVRLELGRAEQALTVAYQQLAAATGAPMAEFSRVESVGKQEPDVPSRTQLLERLEQTPDMRLARTQIDQTDAALKLARTQRIPNLTVSVGSQYDEAERERVNVVGLSLPIPLFDRNQGNILAAARRADQARDQRNDAELRLRSEVIQALAQWSTAAQEVQDFDRSILPSAQQAVDAATRGFERGKFAFLDVLDAQRTLVAARLQYLQAQAQRSEARVRLERIFGDLSLASR, from the coding sequence ATGTTTCGCACCCTGGACAGGCCCGGCACAGGCCGTGGCCGCATTCTGCTGACGCTGGTATTGCTGGCCTTGCCCTCTGTGACATTGGCCCAAGGCCCTGTGCTGACCCTCGACAATGCCCTGCGAACCGCCCAGGCCAACAACCCAGAGCTGGCGGTCGCACGTTGGGGCATCGATATCGCCGAAGGTGAACGACGCCAGGCGGGGGTACTGCCCAACCCCGAGTTGAGCTGGGAGGTTGAAGACACCCGCAACGGCTCGCAGACCACCACGGTCAGCGTCAGTCAGATGTTCGAGCTGGGCGGAAAGCGCGGTGCGCGGCTGGGCGTGGCCGGACGCGATTCGGAACTGGCGGGACTGGAGCTTGAACGCCAGGGCAACGCCCTGCGTGCCGAAGTGATCGGCGCCTTCGAGGCGGCGGTGCAGGCCCAGCAAGGTCTGCAACTGGCCGAACAATCACTGCGTTTGAGCGAGCGGGCTTTGCAAGTGGTGCAGGGGCGGGTCAAGGCCGGCAGCGCCTCGCCGGTGGAGGCGACGCGGGCCCAGGTGCAGCTTTCCGAAGTGCGCTTGGAGCTAGGGCGTGCCGAACAGGCGCTGACCGTTGCCTATCAGCAATTGGCGGCCGCGACCGGAGCACCCATGGCCGAGTTCAGCCGGGTCGAAAGCGTTGGCAAGCAGGAGCCCGACGTGCCGAGCCGCACCCAGCTGCTTGAACGCCTGGAGCAAACGCCGGACATGCGCCTGGCGCGCACGCAGATCGATCAGACAGATGCCGCCCTGAAACTTGCGCGCACGCAACGGATTCCCAACCTGACCGTGAGTGTCGGCAGCCAGTACGACGAAGCCGAGCGCGAGCGCGTCAACGTGGTCGGTCTGTCGTTGCCGATACCGCTGTTCGACCGCAATCAGGGCAACATCCTCGCCGCCGCCCGCCGCGCCGATCAGGCCCGCGACCAGCGCAATGACGCCGAACTGCGGCTGCGCAGTGAAGTGATCCAGGCCCTGGCTCAGTGGAGTACCGCCGCCCAGGAGGTGCAGGACTTCGACCGCTCGATCCTGCCTTCGGCGCAACAGGCGGTGGACGCTGCCACACGCGGTTTCGAGCGCGGCAAGTTCGCTTTTCTCGATGTGCTCGATGCCCAGCGCACCTTGGTTGCCGCCCGCCTGCAGTACCTCCAGGCCCAGGCCCAGCGCAGTGAAGCGCGAGTGCGTCTGGAGCGCATTTTCGGCGACCTGAGCCTGGCCAGCCGCTGA
- a CDS encoding OprD family porin: MGNKTTTCITGVLALASCSVSYASVEPAGFVEDSSLTLLSRNFYFNRDYRKGGESPTGKAGYAEAWAQAFIARFQSGYTEGTVGFGLDAYAMLALKLDSGDGRSGGRSSFDMLPVDSNGDTASNFSKLGGALKARLFDTEIKVGDVFPTTPVVHFGDSRLLPESFSGWTLENTTLENFTLQGGRLHAMSQPLSSNNRDGFETFYAGPVDSPWLGYFGGDYQATDNLSLSLYSSRLKDAWDQYYAGVSYQYLISEQLSVFSGFNYYKAKDQGQQLLGSFDNDIWSARVGFSYGAHTLALSHQRNQGDNDFDYLRQADSIYLDNSIQYSDFNSPKERSWMLRYDLDMASYGVPGLTFMTRYGRGSDADYSDANAVYMRRDAEGNPLTGQKRWERDIEAKYVVQSGTFKDLSLRLRQATTRATAFESDLDEVRLIVEYPLTLL, encoded by the coding sequence ATGGGGAATAAAACCACAACCTGTATCACCGGCGTCCTGGCCCTGGCCAGTTGCTCAGTCAGCTATGCCTCCGTCGAGCCCGCGGGCTTTGTCGAGGACAGTAGCCTGACGCTGCTCAGTCGCAATTTCTATTTCAATCGTGACTATCGCAAGGGCGGCGAGTCACCCACCGGCAAGGCCGGTTATGCCGAGGCCTGGGCCCAGGCGTTTATCGCCCGATTCCAGTCGGGCTACACCGAAGGCACCGTCGGCTTTGGCCTCGATGCCTATGCCATGCTTGCGCTCAAGCTCGACAGTGGCGATGGCCGCAGTGGCGGGCGTAGCTCGTTCGATATGCTGCCGGTCGATAGCAATGGCGATACCGCGAGCAACTTCAGCAAGCTGGGCGGCGCCCTCAAGGCGCGCCTGTTCGACACCGAAATCAAAGTGGGCGACGTGTTCCCGACCACGCCGGTGGTGCATTTTGGCGACTCCCGCCTGCTGCCGGAAAGCTTCAGCGGCTGGACCCTGGAAAACACCACCCTGGAGAACTTCACCCTGCAGGGCGGGCGCCTGCATGCCATGAGCCAACCTCTTTCAAGCAACAACCGTGACGGCTTCGAGACCTTTTACGCAGGTCCGGTCGACTCGCCCTGGCTGGGCTACTTCGGCGGCGATTATCAGGCCACGGACAACCTCAGCCTGAGTCTCTACAGCAGTCGCCTTAAGGATGCCTGGGACCAGTACTACGCAGGCGTCAGCTATCAGTACCTGATCTCCGAACAGCTCAGCGTTTTCAGCGGTTTCAATTACTACAAGGCCAAAGATCAGGGCCAGCAATTGCTCGGCAGCTTCGACAACGATATCTGGAGTGCGCGGGTTGGCTTCAGCTATGGCGCCCATACCCTGGCGTTGTCCCATCAACGCAACCAGGGCGACAACGACTTCGACTACTTGCGCCAGGCCGACTCGATCTACCTGGACAACTCGATCCAGTACAGCGACTTCAACTCACCCAAGGAGCGCTCGTGGATGCTGCGCTACGACCTGGACATGGCCAGCTATGGCGTACCGGGCCTGACCTTCATGACCCGCTACGGGCGTGGCAGTGACGCTGATTATTCCGATGCCAACGCGGTGTACATGCGCCGTGATGCCGAGGGTAATCCACTGACCGGGCAGAAGCGCTGGGAGCGCGATATCGAAGCGAAATATGTGGTGCAGTCGGGCACTTTCAAAGACCTGTCGCTGCGCCTGCGTCAGGCCACCACCCGGGCCACGGCGTTCGAGTCGGACCTGGACGAAGTGCGCCTGATAGTGGAGTACCCGCTGACCCTGTTATAG
- a CDS encoding heavy metal sensor histidine kinase: protein MKPARLSLRLGLSVSLMGAALVLLMACLAVLALDHELDSRARKSLTAKMAQIEHGLSIDLKSGDLQTSAHPLLDVVMGHDNLSLSVIALTGRHSALLTLGPGLEAEALLQIPGSPGLAFQQWRDSDDNHLLTASRLMRLQDGTDVRVLLTVNLADDHSLLQAYLRSTLLALPLLVLLIGFGAWKLVQRGLTPLRRFSQIAGQVSAQQLALRLPLDDLPLELKELAHAMNVMLDRLDGGVQQLSQFSDDLAHELRTPIGNLMGKAQVTLSRERPVEQYKEVLEASIEELTRLNRIINDMLFLAQVSQPHAQLPLKPVNLADEAKRVSELFEFSSEQKDISLRLHGWGSIMADRLMVQRALSNLLSNAIRHSPEGLPIDIAVERCGDEVRLSVENQGPGIEQAHLPHLFERFYRAGSGRSRLEGGTGLGLAIVKSIMQVHGGRVEVSSELNGLTRFSLVFQGS, encoded by the coding sequence ATGAAACCGGCGCGGCTTTCCCTGCGTCTGGGCCTGAGCGTCAGCCTGATGGGCGCGGCGCTGGTGCTGCTCATGGCCTGCCTGGCGGTACTTGCCCTGGACCACGAACTGGACAGTCGGGCGCGCAAAAGCCTGACGGCGAAAATGGCGCAGATCGAGCACGGCCTGAGCATCGACCTCAAGTCCGGTGACCTGCAAACGTCGGCGCACCCGCTTCTGGATGTGGTGATGGGCCATGACAACCTGAGCCTGAGCGTGATCGCCCTGACCGGTCGGCATTCGGCCCTGTTGACCCTCGGGCCGGGACTCGAAGCCGAGGCCCTGCTGCAGATTCCCGGCAGCCCCGGGCTGGCCTTTCAACAATGGCGCGACAGCGATGACAATCACCTGCTGACCGCCTCGCGGTTGATGCGTTTGCAGGACGGCACCGATGTTCGCGTGTTGCTCACGGTCAACCTTGCCGACGACCACAGCCTGTTGCAGGCCTACCTGCGCTCGACGCTGCTGGCGCTGCCATTGCTGGTGCTGTTGATCGGTTTTGGCGCCTGGAAGCTGGTACAACGCGGCCTGACGCCACTGCGCAGGTTCAGCCAGATCGCCGGGCAGGTTTCTGCCCAGCAACTGGCCTTGCGCCTGCCACTGGACGACTTGCCCCTGGAGCTGAAGGAGCTGGCCCATGCCATGAATGTCATGCTCGACCGGCTCGATGGCGGCGTGCAGCAACTCTCGCAGTTCTCCGACGACCTCGCCCATGAGCTGCGCACGCCGATCGGCAACCTGATGGGCAAGGCCCAGGTGACCCTGAGCCGGGAGCGTCCCGTCGAGCAATACAAAGAAGTGCTGGAAGCCAGTATCGAAGAGCTGACCCGGCTCAACCGGATCATCAATGACATGCTGTTTCTCGCCCAGGTCAGTCAGCCTCACGCCCAGTTGCCGCTCAAACCGGTAAACCTGGCCGATGAAGCCAAGCGCGTCAGTGAGCTGTTCGAGTTCAGCAGCGAGCAGAAAGACATCAGCCTGCGCCTGCACGGCTGGGGCTCGATCATGGCTGATCGTTTGATGGTGCAACGGGCGTTGTCGAATCTGTTGAGCAATGCCATTCGCCATAGCCCTGAGGGGCTGCCGATCGATATTGCGGTCGAGCGCTGTGGGGATGAAGTCCGCCTGTCAGTGGAGAACCAGGGGCCGGGCATTGAGCAGGCCCATCTGCCGCATCTGTTCGAACGTTTTTACCGGGCGGGATCAGGACGATCGCGGCTGGAGGGGGGGACCGGATTGGGGTTGGCGATTGTGAAATCGATCATGCAAGTGCATGGCGGGCGGGTTGAGGTGAGCAGTGAATTGAATGGTTTGACCCGGTTCAGTCTGGTCTTCCAGGGGTCGTAG
- the pdxJ gene encoding pyridoxine 5'-phosphate synthase — MLLGVNIDHVATLRQARGTRYPDPVKAALDAEEAGADGITVHLREDRRHIQERDVLVLKDVLQTRMNFEMGVTEEMMAFAERIRPAHICLVPETRQELTTEGGLDVAGQEARIKAAVERLSRTGSEVSLFIDADERQIEASRRVGAPAIELHTGRYADAETPTEVAEELKRVADGVAFGLAQGLIVNAGHGLHYHNVEAVAAIKGINELNIGHALVAHALFVGFKSAVAEMKALIMAASRH; from the coding sequence ATGCTCCTCGGCGTGAACATCGACCACGTGGCGACCCTGCGCCAGGCGCGTGGCACGCGCTACCCCGATCCGGTCAAGGCCGCGCTGGACGCCGAAGAGGCGGGCGCCGACGGCATCACTGTGCACCTGCGCGAAGACCGCCGGCATATCCAGGAGCGCGACGTGCTGGTGCTCAAGGACGTGCTGCAGACGCGCATGAACTTCGAAATGGGTGTGACCGAAGAAATGATGGCCTTCGCCGAGCGCATCCGCCCGGCGCACATCTGCCTGGTCCCGGAAACCCGCCAGGAGCTGACCACCGAAGGTGGCCTGGACGTAGCCGGTCAGGAGGCGCGGATCAAGGCCGCCGTCGAACGCCTGTCACGCACGGGGTCGGAAGTGTCGCTGTTCATCGATGCCGATGAGCGTCAGATCGAAGCGTCGCGTCGCGTCGGTGCACCGGCGATTGAACTGCACACCGGCCGCTATGCCGATGCCGAAACCCCGACGGAGGTTGCTGAAGAGCTCAAGCGCGTTGCCGACGGCGTGGCCTTTGGTTTGGCCCAGGGGCTGATCGTTAATGCCGGTCATGGCCTGCATTACCATAACGTTGAAGCGGTCGCGGCGATCAAGGGCATCAACGAGCTGAACATTGGTCATGCGCTGGTGGCACATGCATTGTTCGTTGGCTTCAAGTCGGCGGTGGCGGAGATGAAGGCGTTGATCATGGCGGCTAGCCGTCATTAA
- a CDS encoding efflux RND transporter periplasmic adaptor subunit, with product MNKKSTTLLIAALLLGLGLGVLLTRQTGPQPQAATPASSHDHAEGDHDEEEKGEHGHAESESGHAEEEGAITLSQEQIALAGIELAAAAPRQLQRSLSLPGEIRFDEDRTAHMVPRAAGVVESVAVVLGQQVKAGDLLAVIASPQISEQRSELAASQRRLELARSTYQREKDLWQEGISAEQDYLQARQALQEAEIAQANARQKISALSGTTVLAGGNRYELRAPFAGQIVEKHLVPGEVVNETSAAFTLSDLSRVWATFGVAPRDLGKVRAGMTVNIVASELGEQVEGRISHVGSLLGEQTRTASVRVTLDNPRGAWRPGLFVAVQVPGETIAASLAVPDQAIQSLEEKPTVFVRTAEGFVAQAVELGASANGYVEIRKGLQAGQQVAALGSFVLKSELGKASAEHAH from the coding sequence ATGAACAAGAAGTCCACAACGCTGCTGATCGCTGCCTTGTTGCTGGGCCTGGGGCTGGGCGTGCTGCTGACGCGTCAGACCGGTCCGCAGCCGCAGGCGGCAACGCCAGCGTCCAGCCACGATCATGCTGAAGGTGATCACGATGAGGAAGAAAAAGGCGAGCACGGGCATGCCGAGTCTGAATCGGGGCACGCGGAAGAAGAGGGTGCGATCACCCTGAGCCAGGAGCAGATCGCGCTGGCCGGGATCGAACTGGCCGCTGCCGCACCACGCCAGTTGCAACGCAGCCTGTCGCTGCCGGGTGAGATCCGCTTCGATGAAGACCGCACCGCGCATATGGTGCCGAGAGCAGCCGGGGTGGTCGAGTCGGTCGCGGTGGTACTCGGTCAGCAGGTCAAGGCCGGTGACTTGCTGGCGGTGATCGCCAGCCCGCAGATCTCCGAACAGCGCAGCGAACTGGCGGCGAGTCAGCGGCGTCTGGAGCTGGCGCGCAGCACCTATCAGCGGGAAAAGGACCTGTGGCAGGAAGGTATTTCCGCCGAGCAGGACTACCTGCAAGCCCGCCAGGCCCTGCAGGAGGCCGAAATTGCCCAGGCCAACGCCCGGCAGAAAATCAGCGCCCTGAGCGGCACCACGGTGCTGGCCGGCGGCAATCGTTACGAACTGCGCGCGCCGTTTGCCGGGCAGATCGTTGAGAAGCACCTGGTGCCGGGTGAGGTGGTCAATGAGACCAGTGCCGCCTTCACCTTGTCCGACCTCTCGCGGGTGTGGGCGACCTTTGGTGTGGCACCGCGGGATCTGGGCAAGGTCCGCGCGGGTATGACGGTAAACATTGTCGCCAGCGAGCTGGGTGAGCAGGTTGAAGGGCGCATCAGTCATGTCGGCAGCCTGCTCGGTGAGCAGACCCGCACCGCCAGCGTTCGTGTCACCCTCGACAACCCGCGTGGCGCCTGGCGTCCGGGCTTGTTCGTGGCCGTGCAGGTGCCGGGCGAGACCATCGCCGCCAGCCTTGCCGTACCCGATCAGGCGATCCAGAGCCTCGAAGAAAAGCCCACCGTGTTCGTGCGCACCGCCGAGGGCTTCGTCGCCCAGGCGGTGGAGCTGGGCGCCAGTGCCAATGGCTATGTCGAAATCCGCAAGGGCCTGCAAGCCGGTCAGCAGGTGGCGGCGTTGGGCAGCTTCGTTCTCAAGTCGGAGCTGGGCAAGGCCAGCGCCGAGCACGCCCACTGA
- a CDS encoding CusA/CzcA family heavy metal efflux RND transporter has translation MFERLIQFAIEQRLMVLLAVLLMAALGVASYQKLPIDAVPDITNVQVQINTQAAGFSPLETEQRITFAIETAMAGLPGLEQTRSLSRSGLSQVTVIFEEGTDLFFARQLVNERLQQARGQLPEGVEAAMGPISTGLGEIFLWTVEAAEDARKEDGSPYTPADLREIQDWIIKPQLRNVRGVAEINTIGGFAKEYQIAPDPKRLASYKLTLADLLTALERNNANVGAGYIERRGEQLLIRAPGQLAGIEDIANIVLANIDGTPIRVRNVAEVGIGKELRSGAATENGREVVLGTVFMLIGENSRTVSQAVAQKLVEINRSLPAGVSAVTVYDRTNLVDKAIATVKKNLIEGAILVIVILFLFLGNIRAALITAMIIPLSMLFTFTGMFSNKVSANLMSLGALDFGIIVDGAVVIVENAIRRLAHAQQHHGRLLTRSERFHEVFNAAREARRPLIYGQLIIMVVYLPIFALSGVEGKMFHPMAFTVVIALLGAMLLSVTFVPAAIALFVTGKVKEDENLLMRSAKRGYAPLLQWVMGHRSLAFSLAAVMVLLSGVLASRMGSEFVPSLSEGDFALQALRVPGTSLSQSVAMQQQLEQSVLSQVPEVERVFARTGTAEIASDPMPPNISDSYVMLKPQDQWPDPGKSREQLIADIQRASARVPGSNYELSQPIQLRFNELISGVRSDVAVKVFGDDMDQLNRTAAQIAAALQAVPGASEVKVEQTSGLPVLTIDVDRDKAARYGLNVGDVQDTIAVAVGGRQAGTLYQGDRRFDMVVRLSDNLRTDIDGLSQLLIPVPAGAAGNGQIGFITLADVASLQLVQGPNQISREDGKRLVVVSANVRGRDIGSFVEEAGERIDSQVSIPAGYWTRWGGQFEQLQSAAQRLQVVVPVALLLVFGLLFMMFNNLKDGLLVFTGIPFALTGGVVALWLRDIPLSISAGVGFIALSGVAVLNGLVMIAFIRGLREQGRTLRQAIDEGALTRLRPVLMTALVASLGFIPMALATGTGAEVQRPLATVVIGGILSSTALTLLVLPALYYRAHRRDEEDDTDEVTKL, from the coding sequence ATGTTCGAACGCCTTATTCAATTTGCCATCGAGCAGCGCCTGATGGTGCTGCTGGCGGTGCTGCTGATGGCCGCGCTCGGTGTGGCCAGCTACCAGAAGCTGCCAATCGATGCGGTTCCGGACATTACCAACGTCCAGGTCCAGATCAACACCCAGGCGGCGGGCTTCTCGCCGCTGGAAACCGAACAGCGCATCACCTTCGCCATCGAGACGGCCATGGCCGGCTTGCCGGGCCTTGAGCAGACCCGCTCGCTGTCGCGTTCGGGGCTGTCCCAGGTAACGGTGATCTTCGAGGAAGGCACCGACCTGTTCTTCGCCCGGCAACTGGTCAACGAGCGCCTGCAACAGGCGCGCGGGCAACTGCCTGAAGGTGTCGAAGCAGCGATGGGGCCGATCTCCACCGGCCTGGGCGAGATTTTCCTGTGGACGGTGGAAGCCGCCGAGGATGCGCGCAAGGAGGACGGCAGCCCGTACACGCCCGCCGACCTGCGCGAGATCCAGGACTGGATCATCAAACCGCAACTGCGCAACGTGCGCGGGGTCGCCGAGATCAACACCATCGGCGGCTTTGCCAAGGAGTATCAGATTGCCCCCGATCCCAAGCGCCTGGCGTCCTACAAACTGACCCTGGCCGATTTGCTCACCGCCCTGGAGCGCAACAATGCCAACGTCGGTGCCGGTTACATCGAGCGCCGCGGCGAACAGTTGCTGATCCGCGCGCCGGGGCAACTGGCCGGGATCGAGGATATCGCCAATATCGTTCTGGCCAACATCGACGGTACCCCCATCCGCGTACGCAATGTCGCTGAAGTCGGCATCGGAAAAGAGCTGCGCAGCGGTGCAGCGACCGAGAATGGCCGCGAAGTGGTGCTCGGCACGGTGTTCATGCTGATTGGCGAGAACAGCCGCACAGTGTCCCAGGCGGTGGCGCAGAAACTGGTGGAAATCAACCGTTCACTGCCGGCCGGGGTCAGCGCGGTGACGGTCTATGACCGGACCAACCTGGTCGATAAAGCCATTGCCACGGTGAAGAAGAACCTGATCGAAGGCGCGATCCTGGTGATCGTGATTCTGTTCCTGTTCCTCGGCAACATCCGCGCCGCGTTGATCACCGCGATGATCATTCCACTGTCGATGCTGTTTACCTTCACCGGCATGTTCAGCAACAAGGTCAGTGCGAACCTGATGAGCCTCGGCGCGCTGGACTTCGGCATCATCGTCGATGGCGCGGTGGTGATCGTCGAGAATGCGATCCGCCGCCTGGCCCACGCCCAGCAACACCATGGCCGTCTGCTGACCCGCTCCGAACGCTTCCATGAAGTCTTCAATGCTGCCCGCGAAGCGCGTCGGCCGCTGATCTACGGGCAGTTGATCATCATGGTGGTCTACCTGCCGATCTTTGCCCTGAGCGGCGTCGAGGGCAAGATGTTCCACCCCATGGCGTTCACCGTGGTGATTGCCTTGCTCGGTGCCATGTTGCTGTCGGTGACCTTCGTGCCCGCGGCGATTGCCCTGTTCGTCACCGGCAAGGTCAAGGAAGACGAGAACCTGTTGATGCGCAGCGCCAAGCGTGGCTATGCACCGCTGTTGCAGTGGGTGATGGGCCATCGGTCGCTGGCGTTCAGTCTGGCCGCCGTGATGGTGCTGTTGTCCGGTGTGTTGGCCAGTCGCATGGGCAGTGAGTTCGTGCCGAGCTTGAGCGAAGGTGATTTCGCCTTGCAGGCGTTGCGCGTGCCCGGTACCAGCCTGAGCCAGTCGGTGGCCATGCAGCAGCAACTGGAACAGAGTGTGTTGAGTCAGGTGCCCGAGGTCGAGCGGGTGTTCGCACGGACCGGCACCGCCGAGATCGCCTCCGACCCGATGCCGCCGAACATCTCCGACAGCTATGTGATGCTCAAGCCGCAAGACCAGTGGCCGGATCCGGGCAAGTCGCGCGAGCAACTGATCGCCGATATCCAGCGCGCCAGTGCCCGCGTGCCGGGCAGCAACTACGAGCTGTCACAACCGATTCAGTTGCGCTTCAACGAGCTGATTTCCGGCGTGCGCAGTGATGTCGCGGTGAAGGTCTTCGGCGACGACATGGATCAGCTCAACCGCACCGCCGCACAGATTGCCGCGGCGCTGCAGGCGGTGCCGGGGGCGTCGGAAGTCAAGGTCGAGCAGACCTCGGGGTTACCGGTGCTGACCATTGATGTCGATCGCGACAAGGCGGCGCGCTACGGACTCAATGTCGGCGATGTGCAAGACACCATCGCCGTGGCGGTTGGCGGACGTCAGGCCGGTACCCTGTACCAGGGCGACCGCCGCTTCGACATGGTAGTGCGCCTGTCTGACAACCTGCGCACCGACATCGACGGTCTGTCGCAGTTGTTGATCCCGGTGCCGGCAGGTGCTGCCGGCAATGGCCAGATCGGCTTTATCACCCTGGCCGATGTCGCCAGCCTGCAACTGGTCCAGGGCCCCAACCAGATCAGCCGTGAAGACGGCAAGCGCCTGGTGGTGGTCAGTGCCAACGTGCGCGGGCGTGATATCGGTTCGTTTGTCGAGGAGGCCGGTGAGCGCATCGACAGCCAGGTCAGCATCCCGGCCGGTTACTGGACGCGCTGGGGTGGACAGTTCGAGCAGTTGCAGTCGGCGGCGCAGCGTCTGCAAGTGGTGGTGCCGGTGGCCTTGCTGCTGGTGTTCGGTTTGCTGTTCATGATGTTCAACAACCTCAAGGACGGTTTGCTGGTGTTCACCGGTATTCCTTTTGCCTTGACCGGAGGGGTGGTGGCGCTGTGGCTACGGGATATTCCGCTGTCGATTTCGGCCGGGGTCGGTTTCATTGCCTTGTCGGGTGTCGCGGTACTCAACGGCCTGGTGATGATTGCCTTTATCCGTGGTTTGCGCGAGCAAGGGCGGACGCTGCGCCAGGCCATCGATGAAGGTGCGCTGACCCGTCTGCGGCCTGTGCTGATGACCGCGCTGGTGGCTTCCCTGGGCTTCATTCCCATGGCCCTGGCCACCGGCACTGGCGCCGAGGTGCAGCGACCGCTGGCGACCGTGGTGATCGGCGGGATTCTGTCCTCCACCGCATTGACCTTGCTGGTGCTGCCAGCGTTGTACTACCGGGCTCACCGTAGGGACGAAGAAGACGACACCGATGAAGTGACGAAACTGTAA